One segment of Sulfobacillus thermosulfidooxidans DSM 9293 DNA contains the following:
- a CDS encoding MurR/RpiR family transcriptional regulator, whose protein sequence is MRTKAITLETFHAQVAAAAQTSSINQQIAEYVSEHYREASFMTASELAHAIGVSQASITRFSVAMGFSGFTDFVRTLQGLVREEWHTPERAVYVHSEWAGQKDLLVEQEIQNLEGLPDLMADSHVAAMAKAIASAKRVILAGARASSTIIPYAAYFLSKVKDGVEMATPNTPVWETFGLDPDPDSLVVAWVFPRYPLSLVTWLERLRRQNIQVAAFTDRWVSPAVHLADPVVVVPVASASLFDSYAAPFVLINYIIRQVAALTPGLQQRLEALEARDQANHAFWNRPNSK, encoded by the coding sequence GTGCGGACAAAGGCTATCACCTTGGAAACATTCCATGCGCAAGTAGCAGCGGCAGCACAAACATCATCAATTAACCAACAGATTGCGGAGTACGTCTCAGAACATTACCGGGAAGCCTCATTTATGACAGCGAGTGAACTGGCGCATGCCATTGGTGTGAGCCAAGCATCCATCACTCGCTTTAGTGTCGCCATGGGATTCTCAGGATTTACGGACTTTGTACGCACGTTGCAAGGGCTGGTTCGGGAAGAATGGCATACGCCAGAACGTGCCGTCTATGTCCATTCCGAATGGGCAGGCCAAAAAGATTTATTAGTGGAACAGGAAATTCAAAATTTGGAAGGCCTTCCTGATCTCATGGCCGATAGTCATGTCGCAGCGATGGCGAAAGCCATTGCCTCGGCGAAACGGGTCATTCTGGCTGGAGCCCGTGCATCGTCCACGATTATTCCCTATGCCGCCTATTTCTTGAGTAAGGTCAAAGACGGTGTGGAAATGGCGACTCCGAATACACCTGTTTGGGAGACGTTTGGTCTCGATCCGGATCCGGATTCGCTGGTGGTCGCATGGGTTTTTCCACGGTATCCTTTATCGTTAGTGACATGGTTGGAACGCTTGCGGCGGCAAAATATTCAAGTGGCTGCGTTTACCGATCGGTGGGTGTCGCCAGCGGTTCACTTGGCCGATCCTGTGGTCGTGGTTCCCGTGGCCAGTGCCTCGTTATTTGATTCTTATGCCGCGCCGTTTGTTCTTATTAACTACATTATTCGTCAGGTTGCAGCGTTGACCCCGGGACTACAACAACGTCTCGAAGCTTTGGAAGCCCGCGATCAAGCTAATCATGCGTTTTGGAACCGCCCCAATTCGAAATAA